In one window of Nocardioides panacisoli DNA:
- a CDS encoding ABC transporter substrate-binding protein, translating to MCPARPLIALLTLLGLSACGLVAPGEAEESTSSADGYPLVLENCGADVRLEAAPERVVLLKSAAVPFLSRLGVLDRVVARAGEYPRDYYDDATWAALEEVPALTSETDTSGHLQISKEVVIDQQPDLVLGEVDNLSRDTLAAVDVPLLEEPAMCAAGIEDPGFDDVRSQLRAYGEVFDRRAEADQAVAELDDRLEELSAGTEGEERTAAVLYPTVGGGVTYAYGSRSMAHPVLEAAGFENVYADTDERVFEVTAEELVGRDPDVLVLLHSAGDPDEVVDAVTRLPGAGRMTAVRDGELMPLLFNYVEPPTPLSVEGLAMVRERFGDGA from the coding sequence ATGTGCCCTGCCCGTCCCCTGATCGCCCTGCTCACGCTGCTGGGCCTGTCCGCGTGCGGCCTGGTCGCCCCGGGTGAGGCGGAGGAGTCGACGTCGTCGGCCGACGGCTACCCGCTGGTCCTGGAGAACTGTGGTGCCGACGTACGACTGGAGGCTGCGCCGGAGAGGGTCGTGCTGCTCAAGAGTGCGGCCGTGCCGTTCCTGTCGCGCCTGGGCGTGCTCGACCGGGTGGTCGCCCGGGCGGGGGAGTACCCCCGCGACTACTACGACGACGCCACGTGGGCGGCCCTCGAGGAGGTCCCGGCGCTCACGAGCGAGACCGACACCTCCGGCCACCTCCAGATCTCCAAGGAGGTGGTGATCGACCAGCAGCCCGACCTCGTGCTCGGCGAGGTGGACAACCTCAGTCGCGACACGCTGGCCGCGGTCGACGTACCGCTCCTGGAGGAGCCGGCGATGTGCGCGGCCGGGATCGAGGACCCGGGCTTCGACGACGTGCGGTCCCAGCTCCGGGCGTACGGCGAGGTCTTCGACCGCCGCGCCGAGGCCGACCAGGCGGTCGCCGAGCTCGACGACCGCCTCGAGGAGCTCTCCGCCGGCACCGAGGGGGAGGAGCGGACGGCCGCGGTCCTCTACCCGACGGTCGGGGGCGGCGTGACCTACGCCTACGGCAGCCGCAGCATGGCGCACCCGGTGCTCGAGGCCGCCGGCTTCGAGAACGTGTACGCCGACACCGACGAGCGCGTCTTCGAGGTGACGGCGGAGGAGCTGGTCGGCAGGGACCCCGACGTCCTGGTCCTGCTGCACAGCGCCGGCGACCCGGACGAGGTCGTCGACGCCGTGACCCGGCTCCCCGGGGCCGGCCGGATGACGGCGGTCCGCGACGGCGAACTGATGCCGTTGCTGTTCAACTACGTCGAGCCTCCCACGCCGCTGTCGGTGGAGGGCCTGGCCATGGTGCGGGAACGGTTCGGGGACGGCGCATGA
- a CDS encoding ABC transporter ATP-binding protein — protein sequence MITASALTYAYGLRDPVVSEVSLVARPGRVLGLLGPNGSGKTTVLRMLHGSLRPDRGTVHVGEEPLARLSAREVARRLAVVVQEAGGESVLTVREMVLLGRLPRLGTFGRAGVHDHAVADEALARVGAEHLRSRGFGELSGGERQRVLVARALAQESAFLLLDEPTNHLDIRFQHDVLGLVRSVATSAVVVLHDLNLAARYCDDLVLLDGGRVVAAGTPEEVLEPALLESVYGIGVRRTSVDQQVQLLFRPLHDPQGATT from the coding sequence ATGATCACCGCGTCCGCCCTCACCTACGCCTACGGGCTACGCGACCCGGTCGTCTCCGAGGTGTCGCTGGTCGCGCGCCCGGGGCGGGTGCTGGGTCTCCTCGGCCCCAACGGCAGCGGGAAGACGACCGTGCTGCGCATGTTGCACGGGTCGCTGCGGCCGGACCGGGGGACGGTGCACGTGGGGGAGGAGCCGCTGGCGCGGCTCTCGGCCCGCGAGGTGGCGCGTCGCCTGGCGGTCGTCGTGCAGGAGGCCGGTGGCGAGTCGGTGCTGACGGTGCGCGAGATGGTGCTGCTGGGTCGGCTCCCGCGCCTGGGCACCTTCGGCCGTGCCGGCGTCCACGACCACGCCGTCGCCGACGAGGCGCTCGCCCGGGTCGGCGCGGAGCACCTCCGGTCCCGCGGGTTCGGCGAGCTGTCCGGCGGCGAGCGTCAGCGGGTGCTGGTCGCCCGCGCCCTGGCCCAGGAGTCGGCGTTCCTGCTGCTCGACGAGCCGACCAACCACCTCGACATCCGTTTCCAGCACGACGTCCTCGGACTGGTCCGGAGCGTGGCGACGAGTGCCGTCGTGGTGCTGCACGACCTCAACCTGGCGGCGCGCTACTGCGACGACCTCGTCCTGCTCGACGGCGGCAGGGTCGTCGCCGCCGGCACGCCCGAGGAGGTGCTGGAGCCCGCGTTGCTCGAGTCCGTCTATGGCATCGGCGTCCGACGCACGAGTGTCGACCAGCAGGTGCAGCTGCTGTTCCGTCCCCTGCACGACCCGCAAGGAGCCACCACATGA
- a CDS encoding class I SAM-dependent methyltransferase, producing MTTTDQALTVQDRIDRYWSDRAASYDDHQRRPDRLPLNDAAWEDVWAEALPPAPATVLDVGTGSGYVAFRLAALGHDVTATDRAAGMLERARQHAGDGTRVPRFRHGDAVAPDFNDGAFDAVVNRYVMWTLRDPVTALANWRRLLRPGGTLALVDSTWFPDGLDADTTDDFVRWYDDEVRSALPLAPSRSIGDTADVVAAAGFRGVTVTPLTRILELDREYGAAPGHEVRLQFLVRASA from the coding sequence ATGACCACGACCGACCAGGCGCTCACCGTCCAGGACCGCATCGACCGCTACTGGAGCGATCGCGCGGCGTCCTACGACGACCACCAGCGCCGTCCCGACCGCCTCCCGCTCAACGATGCCGCGTGGGAGGACGTGTGGGCCGAGGCGCTGCCGCCGGCGCCGGCCACGGTCCTCGACGTGGGCACCGGGAGTGGCTACGTCGCGTTCCGGCTCGCCGCGCTCGGTCACGACGTCACCGCCACCGACCGCGCCGCCGGGATGCTGGAGCGGGCCCGCCAGCACGCCGGCGACGGCACACGCGTCCCGCGGTTCCGGCACGGCGACGCGGTCGCCCCCGACTTCAACGACGGCGCGTTCGACGCGGTCGTCAACCGCTACGTGATGTGGACGCTGCGCGACCCGGTCACCGCACTGGCGAACTGGCGCCGCCTGCTCCGGCCCGGCGGCACCCTCGCTCTGGTCGACTCGACCTGGTTCCCCGACGGCCTCGACGCCGACACCACTGACGACTTCGTGCGGTGGTACGACGACGAGGTGCGGTCCGCGCTGCCGCTGGCCCCGTCGCGCAGCATCGGCGACACCGCGGACGTGGTTGCAGCCGCCGGATTCCGTGGCGTGACCGTCACCCCGCTGACGCGCATCCTCGAGCTCGACCGGGAGTACGGCGCCGCGCCCGGTCACGAGGTGCGGCTGCAGTTCCTGGTGCGGGCGAGTGCCTGA
- a CDS encoding phytoene desaturase family protein: MSSGTYDTVIVGGGHNGLTAAAYLARAGQSVLVLERKDVVGGAAVSEAAFPGVDARLSRYSYLVSLLPEQVVDDLDLDLRLVSRATASYTPVVRGGTPTGLFVEHEEGAATWASFRALTGGDAEYAAWCDFYDEVAQLARVVAPSLLGPLPTAASLRNEVPETIWRDLVERPLGEAIERRFADDTVRGVVATDALIGTFASLHDPSLVQNRCFLYHLIGNGTGEWRVPVGGMGAVTDALARAATDAGARIETGVEVTGIRAEPGATEVHWDGGSAVACRVLANIAPTVLRRLLGAPEGPAPEGAQLKINLLLSRLPRLRSGVDPEQAFAGTLHLGEDYSQLGAAYDAAAAGRLPDPMPGEVYCHSLSDPSILGDVPPGTHTLTYFGLHTPASLFAADPAATKDEAVRRALAALDEHLLDPIESCLARDAAGNPCLEAKVPQDVEADLGMPGGHIFHGDLGWPWLADDVDPADLDTPAARWGVATEIGSVLMCGSGSQRGGAVSGLGGYHAARAVLEG, translated from the coding sequence ATGTCCTCGGGCACCTACGACACCGTCATCGTCGGCGGCGGCCACAACGGGCTGACCGCGGCGGCGTACCTCGCCCGCGCGGGCCAGTCCGTGCTGGTCCTCGAACGCAAGGACGTCGTGGGCGGCGCCGCCGTCTCCGAGGCGGCCTTCCCGGGCGTCGATGCGCGGCTCTCCCGCTACTCCTACCTCGTCTCCCTGCTCCCCGAGCAGGTCGTCGACGACCTCGACCTGGACCTGCGCCTCGTCTCGCGGGCCACGGCCTCCTACACCCCCGTCGTCCGCGGCGGCACCCCGACGGGGCTCTTCGTCGAGCACGAGGAGGGAGCGGCGACATGGGCCTCGTTCCGCGCGCTCACCGGCGGCGACGCGGAGTACGCCGCGTGGTGCGACTTCTACGACGAGGTGGCGCAGCTCGCCCGCGTCGTCGCCCCGAGCCTGCTGGGCCCGCTGCCGACGGCCGCGAGCCTGCGCAACGAGGTCCCGGAGACCATCTGGCGCGACCTCGTGGAGCGGCCCCTCGGCGAGGCGATCGAACGACGCTTCGCCGACGACACGGTGCGCGGCGTCGTGGCCACCGACGCACTCATCGGCACCTTCGCCTCACTGCACGACCCGTCACTGGTGCAGAACCGCTGCTTCCTCTACCACCTGATCGGCAACGGCACCGGCGAGTGGCGCGTGCCCGTCGGCGGCATGGGCGCGGTCACCGACGCCCTCGCACGCGCCGCGACCGACGCCGGCGCGCGGATCGAGACCGGCGTCGAGGTGACCGGCATCCGCGCCGAGCCCGGCGCCACGGAGGTGCACTGGGACGGCGGGAGCGCCGTCGCGTGCCGGGTCCTGGCCAACATCGCACCCACGGTGCTCCGGCGGCTGCTCGGCGCACCGGAGGGCCCGGCACCCGAGGGCGCCCAGCTCAAGATCAACCTGCTGCTCTCCCGGCTGCCGCGCCTGCGCTCCGGCGTCGACCCCGAGCAGGCCTTTGCCGGCACGCTGCACCTCGGCGAGGACTACTCCCAGCTCGGTGCGGCGTACGACGCAGCGGCCGCCGGTCGGCTCCCCGACCCGATGCCGGGCGAGGTCTACTGCCACTCCCTGAGCGACCCGAGCATCCTGGGCGACGTGCCACCCGGCACCCACACGCTGACCTACTTCGGGCTGCACACGCCCGCCTCGCTGTTCGCCGCGGATCCCGCGGCCACCAAGGACGAGGCCGTACGCCGCGCCCTCGCCGCGCTCGACGAGCACCTGCTGGACCCGATCGAGTCCTGCCTGGCGCGCGACGCCGCCGGGAACCCGTGCCTGGAGGCGAAGGTGCCCCAGGACGTCGAGGCCGACCTCGGCATGCCGGGCGGCCACATCTTCCACGGCGACCTGGGGTGGCCGTGGCTCGCCGACGACGTCGATCCGGCCGACCTGGACACCCCGGCGGCGCGCTGGGGCGTGGCGACCGAGATCGGCTCGGTGCTGATGTGCGGGTCCGGATCGCAGCGCGGTGGTGCGGTCTCCGGGCTGGGCGGCTACCACGCCGCGCGGGCAGTGCTGGAGGGGTGA
- a CDS encoding pirin family protein, protein MPAITVDDLTVLPRISAPGLGDQPRPVKQVSTAPQGYEGEGFPVRRAFAGLDLRDLDPFIMMDQMGEVEYAPGEPKGTPWHPHRGFETVTYMIDGVMGHTDSHGGGGSITDGDTQWMTAGSGILHIETPPEWLVTSGGLFHGVQLWVNLPRSDKRTDPRYQDIRSGEVGLVTTPDGGALVRVIAGDVDGHVGPGSTHTPMTMVHATLEPGAQLELPWQVDFNALVYVLNGAGTVGIDRQPIRMGQSAALGAGDYLTLAADQRQESRSPKMDVIVVGGEPIRDAIAWAGPFVMNTKAEVLEAYEDFQKGRFGHIPA, encoded by the coding sequence GTGCCCGCGATCACCGTCGACGACCTGACCGTCCTGCCGCGCATCAGCGCGCCCGGCCTGGGGGACCAGCCACGTCCGGTCAAGCAGGTCAGCACCGCCCCGCAGGGCTATGAGGGCGAGGGCTTCCCGGTGCGCCGCGCCTTCGCCGGCCTCGACCTGCGCGACCTCGACCCGTTCATCATGATGGACCAGATGGGGGAGGTGGAGTACGCGCCCGGTGAGCCCAAGGGCACGCCGTGGCACCCGCACCGCGGCTTCGAGACGGTCACCTACATGATCGACGGCGTCATGGGGCACACCGACTCCCACGGCGGTGGCGGGTCGATCACCGACGGCGACACCCAGTGGATGACCGCCGGCAGCGGCATCCTCCACATCGAGACCCCGCCGGAGTGGTTGGTCACCTCCGGCGGCCTGTTCCACGGCGTCCAGCTCTGGGTGAACCTGCCACGCTCGGACAAGCGCACCGACCCGCGCTACCAGGACATCCGGTCCGGCGAGGTCGGCCTGGTCACCACGCCCGACGGCGGCGCCCTGGTGCGGGTGATCGCCGGCGACGTCGACGGCCACGTCGGACCGGGGTCGACGCACACCCCGATGACCATGGTGCACGCGACCCTCGAGCCGGGCGCCCAGCTGGAGCTGCCCTGGCAGGTCGACTTCAACGCGCTCGTCTACGTGCTCAACGGGGCCGGCACGGTCGGCATCGACCGCCAGCCGATCCGGATGGGCCAGTCCGCCGCGCTCGGTGCGGGGGACTACCTCACGCTGGCCGCCGACCAGCGCCAGGAGAGCCGGTCGCCGAAGATGGACGTCATCGTCGTCGGCGGCGAGCCCATCCGCGATGCGATCGCGTGGGCCGGCCCGTTCGTGATGAACACCAAGGCCGAGGTGCTCGAGGCCTACGAGGACTTCCAGAAGGGGCGGTTCGGGCACATCCCGGCCTGA